In Ignavibacteriales bacterium, the genomic window GTACACGGAATACCCGCAGGTGGCGGTTGATGTCATTTCGTACTTTTACGACATATTCAAGACTGCCAAACCTGAATTTCTCCAAGCGAACAAGTTATTTAAGATTTCAGGAATTGAGATACTCTACTGAAGCCAAAACTGCGCATAACACGGCAAACAACGACGCTGGAAAAATCATGATTAGAAAAAGCCTCGCTCAACATTTTTGTTCACGACAATGAGAATTATAGGTTCACAAAAATATTGCGTTGTTTGCCGAGACGTTAGCCGCAACGCCGCCACAATATTGATTGTTAGATGAAAAAACTTTTTATCACGGTAATCCTTGTTCTTTTGTATCACGAGTACGTCTGTACTCAACTATCGAATTGTCTTCGTTATGAGCCAGCGGTAGTCACACTGACAGGAGTCATCGAAAGGCAAATATTCCCGGGTCGTCCGAATTATAAGAGCATCAAAAATGGAGATGAGCCGGAAACATGTTGGATACTAAAACTTCAACGGTCGGTTTGTGTAGCTGCATCAGACACTGACCAAGTAAATGAAACTGAATACAATGTAAAACGCATGCATTTAGTTCTTCAACAGCACCAATACAAAAGCTATCATAAACTTCTTGGTCGTAAGGTTATCGTAACAGGAACTCTCTTTCACTCTATTACAGGTCATCATCATACGAGAGTCCTATTGACCACGAAGGAAATTAAGGAACAGTAATTAATGATTCACTATGCGGCGCTGCGGCTAACAAGCAAAAACATGACGCTCAAACAAGGTTTCCTGAGCGATTCTTCGACATTGAGTCTCGAATCGCTCAACACTTTTACTCTCAGAAAATTAATTCATTTGAGTTCGCAAAAGTGTTGCATGTTTTTGCAGAACGTTAGCTGAAAATTGTTTTGCAACGAAGCACACATAAATGAACATAAAATGGAGCAAACAACATGGAAGAACAAAAACAGCAAAAAGGGATTCTTTTATTCGTAGTATTAGGTGTAGTCATATTAGTTTACGGCTTCATCTATTTTAATCGAGCTATGAAAGCAGAGAATTCAGAAATGGCTTGGCTACTACTACTAGCCACCACACCTTCACTAATTTCTTGCTACGCTGGCTACCGTTGCACATTACAGTATCCAAAGCGGAAAGGAATTATCAATTGGTTAGGTTCCTTGTTCTTTGTAATCGGAGCCGGTTACTTGTATATTTTTTTGGGCCAACACATTGCTAGAGCAAATGTAAATCCAATGTTAGGACTGAAAATGGCCGTCTCGGGTCCAGATACTTTGATACTTCTCATACCAGTTGTTCTTATATTTGTTTCTTATTTTATGATCTTCAATACGAGTAAATCAAATGATCAAGTCACTACATAAGACTAATTCTAACAGCATTGTCGAAGCTGTTGCAAAACAACTTCAGCTAACACGCAAAAGTACGACGCTCAAAGTCTACATGAGCGAATCCCGACATCGAGTCGTGATTCGCTCAATGCTTCCGTTCACGATAATGGATTTGTTATGAGTTCGCTCCAGCATTGCGTACTTTTGCAGCACGTTAGCCGCAATTGCATCACCTTAAGAACAAAACTCTATGATTGATTTCTTGCTTAATTATTTTCCAGTACTGATTCCGATAATCATACTACTTATCAAATCAGGATTGAAGCACTCGATAGGTAAACATGTCGATGAAATCAGTTACGTCGATTTCCTCCTAGATCTTCCAATTGACTTACTATTTGTAAGCATTGCGTTGAATGTTAGTTACATTTTTAAGGCGGGTGCTGACCTCAAGGTTGGCTTTGGAATGATACTATTTCAGTTTCTCGTCTCTATAATTGTCATACTAGTTTGGCGTTACGCCTCGATTGCCTTCAAGGAACAGGAGAATATCACAAAGACTCTCGGATTGGGACTGACAAACTTCATATTAACAATCCCATTTTTCGTCCAATTAACTCAACTTATCGTCAAGTAATATGAATATTGAACTGCTTACTACGTCTGTCATACTTCTAGTCGTTTTGGCTGTCTTATTGCTTTTAGCCTTGTGGATTTTTCGTCAAGAGAAATATCGTAGGATGGAAGCACAAAAAAGTTCTGCTGAGTTGTCATTGATGCGTGAACACATTGAACGCAACTTGTACAATTTGAACGATCGGTTGCTTTCAAATGAAGAACGGTGGAAGGATCTAAATCATCTTTTATTATCCTACAAACCAGAAATCGAAAGCGACTATGCTAGGGTTAAAGAATCAATTACTCCCGATTTTTTCAAACAGCTTGGAATTAATCAATCGAAGATAAAAGTGCAAAAGAATCTCGTTTTTGTCCTAACACCATTTCATCAAGATAAGAAGCAAACATTTGATGCGATTGTCCACGCATGCAGAGAGGTAGGATTAATCGCCCTCCGAGGAGACGAGGAATT contains:
- a CDS encoding DUF4431 domain-containing protein; the protein is MKKLFITVILVLLYHEYVCTQLSNCLRYEPAVVTLTGVIERQIFPGRPNYKSIKNGDEPETCWILKLQRSVCVAASDTDQVNETEYNVKRMHLVLQQHQYKSYHKLLGRKVIVTGTLFHSITGHHHTRVLLTTKEIKEQ